From a region of the Mycoplasma miroungigenitalium genome:
- a CDS encoding phosphotransferase, with translation MKTEITTGHTNISYRIGDEFVQEKQFNGFNHKIDYHILSKFNFVPRLIQNKSDIIKWEFIEGQQPILDFSNIELIARQVKQIHDSKLKFPKSNHAARVKEYRKILKEKNRSVPVLEEYYRCVNLTLSKMDKTTPLHNDLWPFNMIQIEDKIFFVDWEYSTLGDKHFELAYIIEASNLTGDLEAKFLNAYGDYNYIHLLRHKILVNYLVVLWVQTQTKPPFNTEEYEKRIYNYGKELKKLTNS, from the coding sequence ATGAAAACAGAAATTACAACTGGTCACACTAACATTTCATATCGAATTGGCGATGAATTTGTTCAAGAAAAACAATTTAATGGATTTAACCATAAAATTGATTACCACATATTAAGTAAATTTAATTTTGTTCCCAGACTTATTCAAAATAAGAGTGATATCATCAAATGAGAATTCATTGAAGGACAACAACCAATACTTGATTTCTCAAACATTGAGCTTATTGCACGGCAAGTAAAGCAAATTCATGATTCTAAATTAAAATTTCCCAAATCTAACCATGCTGCAAGAGTAAAAGAGTATCGCAAAATTTTAAAAGAAAAAAACAGAAGCGTTCCTGTTTTGGAAGAATATTATCGTTGTGTTAATTTAACATTATCTAAAATGGATAAAACAACTCCGTTGCATAATGATTTATGACCTTTTAATATGATTCAAATTGAAGACAAAATATTCTTTGTTGATTGAGAATACTCGACCTTGGGAGATAAACATTTTGAATTGGCATATATTATTGAAGCAAGTAATTTAACGGGTGATTTGGAAGCGAAATTTCTAAATGCTTATGGCGATTACAATTATATTCATCTATTGCGTCATAAGATTTTAGTAAATTATTTGGTTGTTTTGTGAGTGCAAACTCAAACAAAACCTCCATTTAATACTGAAGAATATGAAAAAAGAATTTATAATTATGGTAAAGAATTAAAGAAATTAACAAATTCTTAA
- the lepA gene encoding translation elongation factor 4, with protein MDKTKIRNFSIIAHIDHGKSTLADRILELTQTVSQRELEEQILDTMDLERERGITIKLNAVQIKYKDYIFHLIDTPGHVDFTYEVSRSLAATEGALLIVDATQGIEAQTLANVYLALENNLTIIPIINKIDLPSADIERTKAEIERVIGLPTDNAVCISAKTGLNCEQVLEAIEKYIPAPAEADDSKPLKALIFDSYFDEYRGVVMLVRIVQGKLRRNDKIKFMSSGRINQVSELGVKSPREVKKEYLEAGEVGWVAATIRDARDVRVGDTITLEENPAEKPLPGYKKKQPVVFTGFYPVDTRDYMELKESLEKIALSDSSISWEQETSRALGFGFRVGFLGMLHMEILQERLNREYHIGVIATSPSVEYKVYRTDGTLEMVSNPAFLPDRTFIDRIEEPYIYSTIIVPDNYIGNVMELCQGKRGIYRDMESLDGNRSKITYEMPLAEIVVDFFDRLKSSTKGYASFEYDLFGYKETDLVKVDILLNGDKIDAFTVITHRDNAYSRARDLCQKLKEAIPRQNFEVPVQAAIGGKIIARETIKAYRKDVTAKLYGGDVTRRQKLLKKQKEGKKRMKMLGSVEVPQEAFLKILKTNIDN; from the coding sequence ATGGACAAAACAAAAATTAGAAATTTTTCAATTATTGCCCACATCGACCATGGCAAAAGCACTTTAGCTGATAGAATTCTTGAACTCACTCAAACTGTAAGTCAACGTGAATTAGAAGAACAAATTTTAGACACAATGGACTTAGAAAGAGAAAGAGGAATTACAATTAAGTTAAATGCAGTACAAATAAAGTATAAAGATTACATTTTTCATCTTATCGACACGCCAGGCCATGTCGATTTTACCTATGAAGTCTCACGTTCTTTAGCTGCTACTGAAGGTGCGCTATTAATTGTTGATGCAACACAAGGTATCGAAGCTCAAACATTAGCAAATGTCTATTTAGCTCTTGAAAACAACCTAACAATTATTCCAATAATAAACAAAATTGACTTACCTTCTGCAGACATTGAAAGAACAAAAGCAGAGATAGAAAGAGTAATCGGACTACCCACTGATAATGCAGTTTGTATATCTGCTAAAACCGGATTGAACTGTGAGCAAGTACTTGAAGCTATTGAAAAATACATACCTGCGCCCGCTGAAGCCGACGATTCAAAACCTCTAAAAGCACTAATTTTTGACTCATATTTTGATGAATATCGCGGAGTTGTAATGTTAGTCAGAATTGTGCAAGGTAAATTAAGACGTAATGACAAAATTAAATTTATGTCCTCTGGTCGTATCAATCAAGTTTCTGAATTAGGGGTAAAATCACCTCGTGAAGTTAAAAAGGAATATTTAGAAGCTGGTGAAGTTGGGTGAGTTGCAGCCACAATTAGAGATGCAAGAGATGTCCGCGTTGGAGATACTATAACTCTAGAAGAAAATCCAGCAGAAAAACCGTTACCAGGTTACAAAAAGAAACAACCAGTAGTTTTTACTGGATTTTACCCAGTTGACACACGTGATTACATGGAGTTAAAAGAAAGTTTAGAGAAAATTGCGTTGAGCGATAGTTCTATTTCTTGAGAACAAGAAACTTCACGTGCATTAGGTTTTGGATTCAGAGTGGGTTTTCTTGGTATGTTGCATATGGAAATACTTCAAGAACGCCTGAATCGTGAATACCATATTGGCGTTATCGCTACATCTCCATCTGTTGAATATAAAGTTTACCGAACTGATGGAACATTAGAAATGGTCTCTAACCCAGCCTTTCTCCCTGATCGAACCTTCATAGACAGAATTGAAGAACCATATATTTATTCAACAATTATCGTTCCTGATAACTATATCGGTAACGTTATGGAGCTATGTCAAGGTAAAAGAGGGATCTATCGCGATATGGAATCACTAGATGGTAACAGAAGTAAAATAACTTATGAAATGCCGTTAGCTGAAATTGTTGTTGACTTTTTTGACCGTTTAAAAAGTTCAACAAAAGGTTATGCCTCATTTGAATATGATTTATTTGGTTATAAAGAAACCGATTTAGTAAAAGTTGATATTTTATTAAACGGCGATAAAATTGACGCCTTTACAGTCATCACGCACCGGGATAACGCATATTCAAGAGCTAGAGATCTTTGTCAAAAACTTAAAGAAGCTATTCCTAGACAAAACTTTGAAGTCCCGGTCCAAGCAGCTATTGGCGGAAAAATTATTGCGAGAGAGACTATAAAAGCATATCGTAAAGATGTCACCGCTAAACTTTATGGTGGAGACGTTACTCGTCGTCAAAAACTACTAAAAAAACAAAAAGAAGGTAAAAAACGTATGAAAATGCTTGGTTCTGTTGAAGTCCCTCAAGAAGCATTTCTTAAAATATTGAAAACAAATATCGATAATTAA
- a CDS encoding MAG1210 family protein — protein MIPTQTIDQPLDEYKSYENKHKENVENFFKELTEKSNIDVNANRSTSDKIYKKDELINKWKNKLSKLRVGTAFNILFIVLACSLPVWTIIYLVHKGTENIEISTQTILISTALFVLSILAIVGLSVIQALVINKRIKSAEKIKNKFETEREELVDEAYRQLNPLLNIIRPGYKIKIFKNTMPILEMDRHLNIGRLRSLAQNYDFKGDTNHNQMHERIQSGTIYGNPFIISSRLLHEMGTKTYTGTLFITWTEYSYDSNGKRVAVACSETLVARVVKPFPEYWHKTYIYIGSQAAPDLYFTRNSNNINNESDSQIDKYVKKYDKILKKMMKDNPQFTALANTEFEACFGATDRNHEQQFRLLFTPLAQQNIVKLLTDKKYGYGDDMFYGKYGKLNLFQFDHLTGEVLDENVSIFRMFDYDKIKELFYKVNHEYFKTLYFAFAPYFSIPIFQQTKAIEYIYNDKKEYDLNEYEYEHQISYLPRMVFDHHDTQTQSILKTSFISNNGEDTEQVRVKSSSFKIKQRVDYVSVRGGDGHHHMVPVPWDEYIPISKETDILIKKIQNYPIDIDDYKKEISDSLSSGSMGIDTNIDDKDLFLSYGSIIKILN, from the coding sequence ATGATACCAACGCAAACAATAGACCAACCTCTCGATGAATACAAATCATACGAAAATAAACACAAAGAAAATGTCGAAAATTTCTTTAAAGAATTAACTGAAAAATCAAACATAGATGTGAACGCTAATCGTTCAACATCAGACAAAATTTACAAAAAAGATGAATTAATAAACAAATGAAAAAATAAACTAAGCAAATTAAGAGTAGGAACAGCATTTAATATATTATTCATCGTTTTGGCCTGTTCTTTGCCAGTGTGAACAATAATTTACTTAGTACACAAAGGTACGGAAAATATTGAAATTTCGACCCAAACAATATTAATTTCCACAGCATTATTTGTATTATCAATTTTAGCTATTGTTGGCTTAAGCGTAATACAGGCATTAGTAATAAATAAACGAATCAAATCAGCCGAAAAAATAAAAAATAAATTTGAGACTGAAAGAGAAGAACTTGTTGACGAAGCATACAGACAACTAAATCCGTTATTAAACATCATCAGACCAGGTTATAAAATTAAAATATTCAAAAACACTATGCCAATTTTAGAAATGGATCGTCATTTGAATATTGGGAGATTACGCTCCTTGGCACAAAATTATGATTTTAAAGGTGATACAAATCATAATCAAATGCACGAACGAATACAATCAGGAACAATTTATGGCAACCCTTTTATTATTTCGTCAAGATTATTACATGAAATGGGTACCAAAACGTACACTGGAACTCTATTTATTACTTGAACTGAATATTCTTATGATTCAAATGGTAAACGTGTAGCTGTAGCATGTAGTGAGACATTAGTTGCAAGAGTAGTAAAACCTTTCCCAGAGTATTGACATAAGACTTATATTTATATCGGGTCGCAAGCCGCTCCAGACTTATATTTCACAAGAAACTCAAATAATATAAATAACGAATCAGATTCACAAATAGATAAATACGTAAAAAAATACGATAAGATACTGAAAAAAATGATGAAAGATAATCCTCAGTTTACTGCGTTGGCCAATACTGAATTTGAAGCGTGCTTTGGCGCCACTGATAGAAATCACGAACAACAATTTAGATTGTTATTTACTCCTCTTGCTCAGCAAAATATTGTCAAGTTGTTAACTGATAAAAAATATGGTTATGGCGATGATATGTTTTATGGAAAATATGGAAAGTTAAACCTATTCCAATTTGACCATTTAACCGGCGAAGTTTTAGATGAAAATGTATCTATATTTCGCATGTTTGACTATGACAAAATTAAAGAGTTGTTTTATAAAGTCAACCATGAATACTTTAAAACACTGTATTTTGCTTTTGCTCCGTATTTTTCAATCCCAATTTTCCAACAAACAAAAGCAATCGAATACATATATAATGATAAAAAAGAATATGATCTTAATGAATATGAATATGAGCATCAAATTTCTTATTTACCAAGAATGGTTTTTGATCACCATGATACTCAGACCCAATCAATTTTAAAGACTAGTTTTATTTCAAATAATGGAGAAGACACAGAACAGGTGAGAGTGAAATCAAGTAGTTTTAAAATCAAGCAAAGAGTCGATTATGTATCTGTCAGAGGGGGTGATGGCCACCATCACATGGTGCCAGTGCCTTGAGATGAATACATACCAATTTCTAAAGAAACAGATATTCTAATTAAAAAAATTCAAAACTATCCGATTGATATTGATGATTACAAAAAAGAAATTTCTGATTCGTTATCTAGCGGTTCAATGGGTATCGATACTAATATAGATGATAAAGATTTATTTCTATCGTACGGTTCTATTATCAAAATATTAAATTAA
- a CDS encoding LemA family protein, whose product MSNQLDEMEGPFLEEGHDVNVINKRLPIKTGAGSIIFEIMLWVLAIIPGLIFLFIKIKAKNYLAQVEQKIQHNASQIDNFLEQRVIIMTNIASIVSKSIDLDKDVMKSVALYRSGMKPTEENRSNFASSIDQTIGAINVQLENYPELQAHGALRDALQQNSYLQKEITAAREIYNDSVYQWNRAVNEWPAKMIVASRNNYTTRIPFIASAQTKADARKDFFA is encoded by the coding sequence ATGTCAAATCAACTAGACGAAATGGAAGGACCTTTTCTTGAAGAAGGTCACGATGTTAATGTAATTAACAAGAGATTACCTATCAAAACAGGTGCCGGTTCAATAATATTCGAAATTATGTTATGAGTGTTAGCAATCATCCCAGGGCTTATATTCTTGTTTATCAAAATTAAAGCCAAAAACTATTTAGCACAAGTTGAACAAAAAATTCAACACAATGCTTCACAAATCGATAACTTTTTAGAACAAAGAGTTATCATTATGACCAACATCGCTTCGATTGTTTCAAAATCAATCGATCTAGATAAAGATGTTATGAAATCAGTGGCTTTATACCGTTCGGGTATGAAACCAACTGAAGAAAATAGATCAAATTTTGCAAGTTCAATTGACCAAACAATCGGCGCAATTAACGTTCAACTTGAAAATTATCCTGAATTACAAGCACACGGTGCTTTAAGAGATGCATTGCAACAAAACTCATACTTACAAAAAGAAATTACTGCCGCTAGAGAAATCTACAATGACTCAGTATATCAATGAAACAGAGCAGTAAATGAATGACCTGCAAAAATGATTGTTGCATCAAGAAATAACTATACAACGAGAATTCCTTTCATCGCTAGTGCTCAAACTAAAGCCGATGCTAGAAAAGATTTCTTCGCTTAA
- a CDS encoding HAD hydrolase family protein, whose protein sequence is MKIYKDINPSAYFLDLDGTFFDQPDANYPASDFNIAVAKKINSYKPVIVSTGRKNNKFLRELMAKINAPFTICSVGAQIIDNKGKTIWKATISPDDKQKIMSEFQKLGLFIFVNDTEYLYCSSNNNPLFIRSWASQIPRLNYDKIPYEDEVFKYLVFGLEKDEMVLQLEKWRSEYPSLSFHLVSKGYSIEITHKLATKGKAAQYICELLGLDIKTAMHIGDSGNDVTAKPEIGYLMAVANSMDEIKSIADFVSDHDYKNGGVGKIMSEIEHL, encoded by the coding sequence ATGAAAATATACAAAGATATTAATCCAAGCGCTTATTTTTTAGACTTAGACGGCACTTTTTTTGACCAGCCAGATGCAAATTATCCGGCCTCAGATTTTAATATCGCTGTCGCCAAAAAAATAAATAGTTATAAACCTGTTATTGTTTCAACCGGCAGAAAAAATAATAAGTTTCTGAGAGAACTAATGGCTAAAATTAATGCTCCTTTTACTATATGTTCAGTCGGAGCTCAAATTATTGACAATAAGGGTAAAACGATTTGAAAAGCTACAATTAGCCCTGATGACAAACAAAAAATAATGAGTGAATTTCAAAAACTAGGCTTATTTATTTTTGTTAATGATACTGAATATTTATATTGTTCGAGTAATAACAACCCATTATTCATTCGTTCATGAGCATCACAAATCCCTAGATTAAATTATGACAAAATTCCATACGAAGATGAGGTATTTAAGTATTTAGTATTTGGGCTTGAAAAGGATGAAATGGTTTTACAACTCGAAAAATGAAGAAGTGAATATCCATCATTAAGTTTTCATCTCGTTTCAAAAGGTTATTCTATTGAGATTACTCACAAATTAGCAACCAAAGGGAAGGCAGCACAGTACATTTGTGAATTATTAGGGCTAGATATTAAAACTGCCATGCACATCGGGGATTCAGGAAATGATGTAACAGCCAAACCCGAAATTGGGTATTTAATGGCTGTTGCTAATTCGATGGATGAAATTAAAAGCATTGCTGATTTTGTTTCGGATCACGATTATAAAAATGGTGGGGTTGGCAAAATAATGTCTGAAATAGAGCATTTGTAA
- a CDS encoding nicotinate phosphoribosyltransferase: MSNKYDKYISSYFHKTEKIIEKYNPNNIIRMQFFQRKDNVLLGGMDEVLELLKNNTDTSKYTIKYLPEGSIVNNLEIVLELVGNYQLFGKYEGMIDGILARSSTIATNMRNCVLAAKGKDVIFMGDRADHWMMQEIDGKAALLAGCASMSTDAQNITGSQSVFGSVPHCLIQNFAGDTSAAMKAYSEMFPEDKIISLVDYHNNVIREALDSYKTIGKHLWGVRIDTSKNMKDHMFDNEPDNQEFYGVNPEQIKRLRVALDQAGAKHVKIVVSSGFNPEKITKFEAENAPVDAYGVGQSIFKPYASFSADATMLNDHREAKEGRVYRNNDKLIEFKGQN; the protein is encoded by the coding sequence ATGAGCAATAAATATGATAAATATATTTCAAGTTATTTTCATAAAACAGAAAAAATAATCGAAAAATACAATCCGAATAACATTATTCGTATGCAATTTTTCCAACGTAAAGATAATGTTCTTTTGGGTGGTATGGATGAAGTACTAGAACTACTGAAAAATAACACGGATACGTCAAAATACACAATTAAATATCTCCCTGAAGGGTCTATAGTAAATAATCTTGAAATTGTACTTGAACTTGTCGGGAATTATCAACTTTTCGGTAAATATGAAGGTATGATAGATGGAATTTTAGCCCGCTCTTCAACAATTGCAACAAACATGCGAAATTGCGTATTAGCCGCAAAAGGTAAAGATGTAATATTTATGGGTGATCGTGCAGACCACTGAATGATGCAAGAAATTGATGGCAAGGCTGCGCTTCTAGCCGGCTGCGCTTCTATGTCAACAGATGCTCAAAACATTACAGGCTCACAAAGTGTATTCGGTTCGGTTCCTCATTGCTTAATTCAAAATTTTGCTGGCGATACCAGTGCTGCTATGAAAGCATATTCTGAAATGTTTCCTGAAGATAAAATTATTTCTTTGGTTGATTATCATAATAATGTTATACGTGAAGCACTTGATTCATATAAGACTATAGGAAAACACTTGTGAGGCGTAAGAATAGATACTTCAAAAAACATGAAGGACCATATGTTTGACAACGAACCTGACAATCAGGAATTTTATGGAGTTAACCCAGAACAAATCAAGAGATTAAGAGTTGCCCTAGACCAAGCTGGCGCTAAACACGTTAAGATTGTCGTATCAAGTGGTTTCAACCCTGAAAAAATCACTAAGTTCGAAGCAGAAAATGCACCAGTAGATGCTTACGGTGTTGGTCAAAGCATTTTTAAACCATATGCTTCATTTTCAGCTGATGCAACTATGCTAAACGACCATAGAGAGGCCAAAGAAGGTCGTGTATATAGAAATAATGATAAATTGATTGAATTCAAAGGACAAAATTAA
- the plsY gene encoding glycerol-3-phosphate 1-O-acyltransferase PlsY → MINYPKTPIVWLSIIALNFALLVFGYIIGSFNTAIILSKKLKNDDVRNHFSQNAGATNSLRTYGKKFALIVFIIDFMKVLIPTLIFATLQNHLFCDFSAAYWMSPQSIGLGVILGHCFPIFFKFKGGKGVACSSAFILSINPVLWLIAFVVFFATVIISKKVSLGSLLTAGIIAPLVFIPWFSQGITGYWFNFINLSNCISPQCLQPYWFVSAVYFLIASILIICLHRSNIKRLISGTESQLKLKK, encoded by the coding sequence ATGATTAATTATCCCAAAACACCAATTGTTTGACTTAGTATAATCGCCTTAAATTTTGCTTTATTAGTATTTGGTTACATTATCGGTTCATTTAATACAGCGATTATTTTAAGCAAAAAATTAAAAAACGACGATGTTAGAAATCACTTTTCACAAAATGCCGGTGCCACTAATTCATTAAGAACTTATGGCAAAAAATTTGCATTAATCGTTTTTATCATTGACTTTATGAAAGTTTTAATACCTACCTTAATTTTTGCAACACTTCAAAACCATCTTTTTTGCGATTTTTCAGCTGCATATTGAATGAGTCCTCAGTCAATTGGTTTAGGAGTAATTCTTGGTCACTGTTTCCCGATTTTCTTTAAATTCAAGGGAGGTAAAGGTGTTGCATGCTCTTCTGCATTCATCTTAAGCATTAATCCGGTTTTATGATTAATCGCCTTTGTCGTGTTTTTTGCAACGGTTATTATTTCCAAAAAAGTTTCATTAGGTTCGTTATTAACCGCTGGTATTATTGCTCCATTAGTTTTTATTCCGTGATTTAGTCAAGGAATAACAGGTTATTGATTTAATTTTATTAATTTATCGAACTGCATTTCTCCTCAATGTTTACAACCTTATTGATTTGTGTCTGCTGTATATTTCCTAATTGCTTCTATTTTAATTATTTGCCTTCACAGAAGCAATATAAAAAGACTTATCAGCGGTACTGAATCTCAACTTAAATTGAAAAAATAA
- the efp gene encoding elongation factor P, which yields MINVNTFKGGITFEDEGEIFVVIEAQHSKQGRGQANVKAKVKNLRTGAITIKSYTGGTMIKKAHIDKRPMNYLYSDGENLILMDNETYEQVEIPLSHVEWEINFLKEGSSVKIRKFEEEILDIELESSVTLEVIEAPDAVKGNTTTNPQKRVKVETGFELDTPMFIKQGDFISISTETGKYLGKGNK from the coding sequence ATGATTAACGTAAATACATTTAAAGGCGGAATTACATTTGAAGATGAAGGAGAAATCTTTGTCGTTATAGAGGCTCAACACTCAAAACAAGGACGTGGCCAAGCAAACGTTAAAGCAAAAGTCAAAAACTTAAGAACTGGAGCAATCACCATTAAATCTTATACTGGTGGAACAATGATTAAAAAGGCCCATATTGACAAACGTCCAATGAATTACCTATATTCAGACGGCGAAAACTTAATATTAATGGATAATGAAACATATGAACAAGTGGAAATTCCATTGAGTCACGTTGAATGAGAAATTAACTTTTTAAAAGAAGGATCTTCTGTAAAAATTAGAAAATTTGAAGAAGAAATTCTTGACATTGAACTAGAATCGTCAGTTACTTTAGAAGTAATTGAGGCGCCTGACGCTGTAAAAGGAAATACAACTACAAACCCACAAAAAAGAGTTAAAGTCGAAACAGGTTTTGAATTAGACACTCCAATGTTTATTAAACAAGGTGATTTTATTTCTATCTCAACAGAAACCGGTAAATACTTAGGTAAAGGAAATAAATAA
- a CDS encoding MMB_0454 family protein gives MNFITVSLGLGQSYSVSEDTLQQLIQQCANDVNFLKLDGTPRIVFNKDFSNASFIIDIKIKRNKNLGEIIEQFSKEFQTRFESLIDIKPQNLRVCFTGNY, from the coding sequence ATGAATTTTATAACTGTTTCTTTAGGTTTAGGTCAGAGTTACTCTGTGTCAGAAGACACATTGCAACAACTAATTCAACAATGTGCTAACGATGTAAATTTTTTGAAATTAGATGGAACTCCAAGAATTGTATTCAATAAAGATTTCTCTAATGCTTCTTTTATTATCGACATTAAAATTAAAAGAAACAAAAATTTAGGCGAAATTATTGAACAATTTTCAAAAGAATTTCAAACTCGTTTTGAAAGTTTAATAGATATAAAACCACAAAATCTAAGAGTGTGTTTTACAGGTAATTACTAA